The genome window ttcaatcatgacttttgtagatttttaaaaacttttaaaatgatagattttaataaacttttatcgactttcatagagtcgttcaaaactttttaaaactttgtaagactgtataaaagtctgtataaaaaacttgcataaacttttatcaacttttttattttaaaaagttaacaaaagtcattaaaattctaaattgaatacatccttacaaactttcataagcaattcataacaatattaaacactaaaagttatagttatagaattgttcaaataaaatatttaaaaatataattattttttcttgagaaattaatatttaaaaaaatataattactagttgcataaaataaaaaaattaataatatatataaaaattatatttgatatactgttaggtatcaagcaaagagctattgctaacaacaacaaggtgcttctctatgtagcctcaaattgctattgcgaacaatagttcactattcgtaatagcatgttgttaaaaagaaaaaaaagaaaaaatatattacgaataaacatatgaatattatgaaacatatagtaaaagttgacggtgatagattaaaaaaaattactctattcatgtatttaggagaaaaagtttagaagttagggataaaaagttcatagaaaaaaaaatcaaaatatacaagcaacaatgaaataaaaataatattattttgaatttttagaggaagattgtaaagtttaggagagagaaaaaaattggtagagtttaggtatgtagaaaatataggataatgaagaaaaaataatttattgaatttaggtataaggtttataaagtttaaaattttaaataaggagaaaaaaatagagtttaaaagaaaattttgaaatcttggggttgggggttggatttcaactatttatatttgagaaggaaaagtatataaaagtctacagaagttctaaaattaaaaagtccttacaaattcttaactttttgaataccacgtgacttttaaagattctttaaaagttttaattgaataccacatgacttttaaaaactctttaaaaatcttgatcgaataccgcatgacttttaaatactatctaaaagtttgaattgaatatctccaaacttttaaagttcataaaagtctttaaaattctatgaatgtcatgattgaatacaccccctaagtTTAGATTCAAATTTTACACATTCTAGATTATATGGTgtaataaaacatttttttaagtcAACTAAAATGAAAGGATGGAGGGTATTGTATATTTCATCATCAAGATGATCGTTGACGTGATGCTAACATAACTAAAACCATGAATATTGACTTTTTGACTTGTGTCTGCATGCATGAACTTCCCCATCAATCACCGAACCAGAAATAAATGAGTCTTCAAGTTGCAACCCACACGCAAGTTGCTGGTGTGTTTTGTGGGGCCATGAGGATCGTCCGATCCTGAAAATTAATGAATAAGATAAATTGAAATGTGCCTTAattgatatataaatttttaaatatttgatatttaaaCAAGGCCTTGCCCATATCATAGGATTCATAGGTCATCACCAATAGTAATGTGAAGGAGAGAGAATAAATGGAGTATTTACAGCAGGGAAGGGATTTTTGATATAAAATTGTAGGGCCCCGCTTGGAGAAGAAGGGGTGCCTTGGTTGCGTGTGCTGGGCAACTTGTGTGACTGGCGGGCGCGTAAAATCATctgaatttttttctttttatattttctctcaTATTTTCTTTCATACTCACACAtgcaaaaacttttaaaaatttacaactaTTGAAGATGCTCTTATACATGATCATAGTCATAGCTCCTACCTTAAAAGTTTGTAAAGATGGTAAATCACGTGATGTGTCTTAATTGATCTATAAACTTCTAAATATTTGTACTAGTGCCTATAGCAAGGTTAAATCTATACCCACTCTCTGCAACTACTAAGAAATCAGaacttataaacttattttgatATGATTGATATGTTGgactaattaatataatgttttgtgGTTAGAAACTTATTAGAGATGATTAATAGCAATCAAGCAAGGGCACATGGGATCAAAGGCTTTTTTCAATTCATTAAAATTTGTGTGACTGAGGTAGTTGGATTTAGTAACAAAAAGGTGGTTGGACATCCCTGGCTGGTCTACCATCACCAGCCACTTGTTGAGGACCCATCAGAATTAATGTTGGATAGCAGATATTAATTTCATGTTTATCAAGTTGGCCTGCAAGACTTATCAAGTTGCCTGCAAGAATGAGTTTGAATCTGCATTATACCtgacaacaatttttaaaaaagatttcGTTTTTAAGAGTGCTTTGAAAGCGATTGAAAGTGTTAAAACGGTAAATAAAGATAAATTTCTAAAGACGATTCagattgccaaagaccttgtgatcgaACAGTATGTGgcttgtaacaaagtcagttgTAACAATTGTAAGAATTAGGGTTTAGATGATAGCTGCATAACTGGCTTAAAAGTGAAAAGGGATGATCATGGATTAAAATAGAACATGGGAATAACAATGAGTACTACACTCCCTGATTACAAATGGGAATAATGTTGCAGAAAAACAACAATTTCTAGCTACCAATGTAAAAAAGGATAAACAAAACATGTACAGAGGAGTTCAAAATTCTGCAGCTAATTCCAGGCTGATTATCATCTTCTGTGAGAGCCGTGGAGCGATTTTGGAGACCCTTCGAAAAGATCCAAGAGGAAGCTTTCCAAATCGTCTGCGGTGTACTTGATTTGCCTGTCGCTGATGTTAATTGTGTGCCTTCCCACGAATGTGCGATAGCCCTGGATGACATTCAGGGATGTTTTTATCACGAGATCATCGCGGAGCTGGGGATCAGGGACTGTCCATCCCGTTTGGTTCTTGTAAACCTCTTCAAACGCGAGGTAGAAGCTCTGCAGTCGATCTTTCAGAAGGGTTCTCGAGATAGAATTTGAGCCAGTATTTTGCAGCCCTTCGTCCCTGAGTAGAGACAGGATCGAGCTCCATGTGCCCCTTTCGTAGCTCCTGGCGTGCTGCTGGAACTTCCAGTTACACTTGCGAATCCAGTCGTCGCCCAGCACGGTTCTCAGCTCCGAGTTCTTCACCTTCTCGGCGATGTAATGCAGATTGTTCATCAAGAAAAGGTGTCTGAGGGCCTCGTCCTTGTACAGCTTCGACTTGGCCTCGAGGTTGCATTCCAAAACCGAGGTGAAGGATCTGAAGTGTTGAGCCATTGAAGAACTGCACGAGTTTTTTCTGCTGGCACTATCGTCTTCGCTGCTTGGACTCATTTCGGGTGAAATGGTGACCGAATCTTCTTTCTCCTCGTCCTTCAGGAGCTCGTTAAGTGTCCTGCTGTAATCCATGAGAGTTTTCATGTAGTTCATAACATATCTAGTGAGATGATGGATTCCACCCCCGGGGAACGCGTTGGCTGATACATTGGATGCCACCGCGTTTTCAAAATCCAGAAAAGTGGCCTTTGCACAATTGCCCAAACTTCTTATAACGTCCTGGCACTCCATCCTAACACATGATCCAGCCTCGTCGAAATACAAAGCATCGATTTCTGGCATAAGATCGGTGAGCACCTCGTACATGTCGAGTATCCGAATCAGCTTTTCTGGTTGGTTGGGGCCTATTGCCACAGCTTCACCGAAATTCAGAAGCTGCAACATCGAAGTTTTTGACGATTCTGCAAAGCAAACAGAACTTACTGATCCAAGCTCGCTGAAAATCTGATCACCTAGCCATTTCTCGCTTGCAAGATATATGCGCACGAAAATCTTGAAGGCTCTAACCCACCTCCTGATTTTGGAGTTGAGCGTGTTCCAATCCATCTTCTGAACATCCTCGATGCTCAATTTCTCCACTTCGAGGATGAAGAGACAATCATCCAAGGCGTCTTTTCTCACGTTGATATATGATTGACTACATTCCCTACCATAATTTGAATCAAACATCAAATTGGCAATGCATTTTAGGTCAGGAATCACGTCGGGATGAACCAATTCAATGATGTAATCCTCAGAGCTTCTGCTCATGCTATCCCTATTAACCACATCATCAACCGAGTCATCCCCAAAGGAGACAATCGAGCTCTCGTCCACAATATCTTCCTCGCTGGAACGGAAAGACATATGCTCTGGCTCGAAAGGCATCCGGTTGTGAACCAACAAATGCATAAACTCCTCTTCGAGCCTACTCATCGCTGTCTGCACAACATCATGAACCCTCCGCAGAAGCTCATTCTCTTTGCTATCTTTCTCGACACACAAACCCTCCAACTTCTCGACTAGCTTTCGAGCCTCATCCACACACCTCAGATACTCATACGCCTCTTCAGCCCCACAATCCCACAACATAGACTCTTGCCCCTCCCAACTCATGATCTTAGTCTGCAAACCGTTCAGCTGCTCCTCGAACTCACTGATCTGCTCCTCCTCACTATGCACCCCCTCATCACTATTTTCACTAGGTCTAGTTATGGAGGCCAATTGGGTCCCAAGATCTGCCAATTTCTTCCTAGCATCATCTGTCAAATCTGTTTTCGTCTCCAACGCTTTCGCTATGAGCTGCAATGCAGCAATCAAGCTCTCTTCCTCATCCAACACAGGGACTACTGGTTCACAATCTCCCATACTAACAAAACCCAATAACACACCAATTAGGATCACAAGGTCGGATTTACCCAGTAAACACCTTCGGGTCTTAACACCCCAAAAAAAACCAATAACACAATCAAATAGCCCAACCAATAACCTAGACCCCCTAAACTAAACCCTCAAGCTACCAAATCAAGATATATGCCCATGCTGCTAAGTTTTGGGTTTCTCCAATTGAAACAACAGCCAAAAGTACTAAGAGATGAAATACAACACAGGCCAAATCTCACAAAAGACAATTaaaccaaaaagaaagaaagaaacaagacaATATTTGGGATGATCTATAACATATTAACATCACAGACAATCTCTATTATATCAGGTAAATGTGAAAGCAAGTATAAGATACAGAATATGGAAAGAAGGGGAAAAGAGGGGAAAAAGTTGCAGACTTTACGGTTTAAAGAACTTTCACAGAACGAAGAAGATGAAAGCAGACAAATCTTGAAAGAACCCAAATAAATTCTTAATGCATGAAAGAAGAAATCGGCTCAAGTTTGAGCTATGTTTATACCCAGAAGAGAGCGGCGGAAACTGACGCTTCTAGACTGTGATGATTTGAAGGTAAGACTGCAAGAAAGAAAGGGTTCCTCTTCTTGGAGCTTTCAGATGAAATTTCGTGTGAACGACCCACGATTCAAACTTCCAATATTTTAAGTGCACCTTCACCTTGTGCTCTTGTCGCTGCCTTCTGGTTTCGCAATAACTTTTATATATCCCTGAAACTGTGCTGGGGCAATTACCAATTGGCGTTGAAATTTGACCAATTGACCTCCCACTCTGCCGGTCACCATTTAACATTGTGGGTTACGGCCTTACGGGAAATAATTGACTAGCGGACCAATTAGTTCAATTCCATTAGTTTTACCTTGCAAAATAGACtcatcacaatttatatacttttttatttttagatgtAGTCTAGAGTTTCAACTGTTAAACAAATTTTCTTGTTGTATTGTAGGTACCTTTATTGGGTGCGACAATTAGTATAGAGATTTAAGGTTGTTATATATCCAAAACTAAGAGTGGAACCATTTACCTTTAGTCATTTACACTCAATCACACCCCCGAattatcacaatttacatactgaatgtttacaaattgtgaacattcagtacgtaaattttgaacattcaatatataaattgtgaatattttttgaactctggtccacagaataatttgtcattCACTTCTtggtaaaaattatttattaatattttttactttagctgatcaatttaaattaatttataagtaaTGTCATCAGATGAACTTTTGCTAAAGTATActttttaataacaataattgtgAACTTTTCAAATAATCAGATAAAAATAGTTGACTAGACTGTTCATACAGTCTCTCTTTCCTCTTATGGAGCATTATTACcataattacatttattttgCTGGGTTATTTTAAATGGATGGTTTTGCTTTAAATGTTAACAAAGACATTGGcttttgtttggttggatgagtAATGCCATATGACTATATGACCGTAAATGTTAAATGTCTTTGTAATTTTGTCATGTTAGGTTTTTAACAGATAATTATTACCATAATTGCATTTACTATTTTGTTGAGTTATTTCTAAATGGATGGTTTTGTTTTAAATGCTAACAAAGACATTAGATTTTGTTTAGGTTGGATACACAATGTTATATGACCATAAACGTCTTTGTAGTTTGATCatgttaggtttttttttttcctttcaaatttAACGAATAGTAATGCGATAATTTAAcgattgaataatatattcatataactTAGTGATTAAAATTTGtcaatatttttctatttgtaTGTGTGTATCATTTTAGACGCTCCATCTTTGGTGGTGCACGTTAATTTGATATGTTTAGTCCTGGCTAAGTTATGATAAATTGTAACAAAGGGTAGACAGTCAGTTAGCCTATTATGCATTCTCATTGGATGGTGTAATTCTTTTAGTATTATTTACTCTATTATAAGAtagtatctgttctatactTTATCTCAGTTGAAGCCCAAAGAGTCAATGTCTGACCACTGAGGTTCAATTCTGTGACCTTTTATCACGGAGAGCCACAAAGGTGTCAGATGAGTACAATGTGCTTGACAATGTTTTTTTTGATAgtttaatttgaacttttagtttttttttttttagttgtatCGACTCTATTTCAAGGTAGTATTCACTATTGAGGTTCAATCTTACAACATTCCCTTAAAGAGAGTCACAAATATGCCAACTGAACACAAGTTACTTATTTAATCggtaaaaataacataaaaaattagACTCATGATCTTATTTTGTTAGACTCACTTTTTAAGTTATTGAAACAGTTGCATTactttataactctatattcaatgaCAACTACATGTTTTATATTACACAAGTTATTTTGGTAAAAAATTCCATTCATCATAACACAATCTTACACCTAACTAATGAAGCTCAACTTGTCTTCATAATAtcgattttaatttattgtagcTCAACTTGTCTTCCTACTATCCACTTGAACGTATAGTTATTGATTCTTAACTTTAATGAGATTGGCCCAATAGCTCTGAATGACTACCcaacaacaattattattacccggcaataaattttaaaaatcatataacGATTTTACAatcaatacaaataaaattatggtGACGAAAAGTCGCAGTGGGTCCACCCATTTTGAACCGAAGTCCCCAGTTGTACGTGACGGAAAGTAAGATGTGAAAGTCAAGTCAACTTAATCATCCtcaatgttattttattttgttcaagtaattcaaattatattacaaaatttgtCCAATCAACCAgtccacattgaaaaaatacATCCAAAATTTAGAAGataaaaaaacaaaggaaaaaaaa of Ipomoea triloba cultivar NCNSP0323 chromosome 3, ASM357664v1 contains these proteins:
- the LOC116013283 gene encoding exocyst complex component EXO70E2-like codes for the protein MGDCEPVVPVLDEEESLIAALQLIAKALETKTDLTDDARKKLADLGTQLASITRPSENSDEGVHSEEEQISEFEEQLNGLQTKIMSWEGQESMLWDCGAEEAYEYLRCVDEARKLVEKLEGLCVEKDSKENELLRRVHDVVQTAMSRLEEEFMHLLVHNRMPFEPEHMSFRSSEEDIVDESSIVSFGDDSVDDVVNRDSMSRSSEDYIIELVHPDVIPDLKCIANLMFDSNYGRECSQSYINVRKDALDDCLFILEVEKLSIEDVQKMDWNTLNSKIRRWVRAFKIFVRIYLASEKWLGDQIFSELGSVSSVCFAESSKTSMLQLLNFGEAVAIGPNQPEKLIRILDMYEVLTDLMPEIDALYFDEAGSCVRMECQDVIRSLGNCAKATFLDFENAVASNVSANAFPGGGIHHLTRYVMNYMKTLMDYSRTLNELLKDEEKEDSVTISPEMSPSSEDDSASRKNSCSSSMAQHFRSFTSVLECNLEAKSKLYKDEALRHLFLMNNLHYIAEKVKNSELRTVLGDDWIRKCNWKFQQHARSYERGTWSSILSLLRDEGLQNTGSNSISRTLLKDRLQSFYLAFEEVYKNQTGWTVPDPQLRDDLVIKTSLNVIQGYRTFVGRHTINISDRQIKYTADDLESFLLDLFEGSPKSLHGSHRR